Genomic window (Sphingomonas sp. S1-29):
TAGCACCGGCACCTCGATCTCGGTCTCGATATTGTCCTTCCAGCGATAGATCGAGGTGCACGACTGCATGACGTTGGCGCAGGCCGCCAGCCGCTCCTCGATCACGGCGCGCGCGACCGATTCGGCTTCCTCGGCAGTGCCGAAGGTGACGTGGAGCAGCGCGAGGTCGCTCATGCCGTGCGCCGTCCGGCGGCATGCGCGCCCCACGCGGCAGACGCGACCAGCAGCGC
Coding sequences:
- the cutA gene encoding divalent-cation tolerance protein CutA, encoding MSDLALLHVTFGTAEEAESVARAVIEERLAACANVMQSCTSIYRWKDNIETEIEVPVLFKTGMEQALALRDRITQLHSYDTPAIELWPAATSEAVLEWIDESTGD